One stretch of Calditerricola satsumensis DNA includes these proteins:
- a CDS encoding transposase, protein MAHDQITVDAQLLHQLFLRDTKDEALAKLLESVLNQILQAQATEQLRAEPYERTEERQGYRNGTYPHQLT, encoded by the coding sequence ATGGCTCACGATCAGATTACCGTAGATGCACAGCTTTTGCATCAACTTTTTCTCCGCGACACGAAAGACGAGGCGCTCGCCAAGCTCCTGGAATCCGTCTTGAATCAAATTTTGCAAGCCCAGGCCACGGAGCAGCTGCGTGCAGAGCCCTATGAACGGACGGAAGAGCGCCAAGGGTATCGCAATGGAACGTACCCGCATCAGCTTACGA
- a CDS encoding phytoene desaturase family protein yields the protein MASVVIVGGGLAGLSAAARLAKHGLRVTVLERGALGGRAVTLRIKGFAFNFGAHAIYGRDRSVLTTLERELGLSIDWRDFSPERAKYDVGDKLTDLPANIRGLFKTKLLTYPDKVKFAFEVLKTLLGVETGHPHLSIGRWMDEKQLDPDVKDMMLTLASSNFFTREPEKIPSDVFFRYYKTIFSTRKPVTYIGGGWQALIDELVRVIKAHGGTIHTKAKVERVTVEDNRVRAVHTADETYTADLFLFCIPPKELVSIFQGTHIEHFVAQYAQYHPTYALVYDVGLRERIDVPYTYIYDKAHKCFITDISYYDETSVPEGGQLLQAILYLSREDVGNKERIEAYKKTVEDLYDKHFPGWRERLVVPRFSPRAVVQEIKWTMDQQPMPVFFPDYRNLYFAGDWCEGKGQLSELSFSSAYAASELILAH from the coding sequence ATGGCATCCGTGGTCATCGTCGGCGGCGGGTTGGCCGGCCTGTCCGCCGCGGCGCGATTGGCCAAGCACGGGCTCCGCGTCACCGTTCTCGAACGCGGGGCTCTCGGCGGCCGGGCCGTGACACTGCGCATCAAGGGGTTTGCCTTCAACTTCGGCGCCCACGCCATCTACGGCCGCGACCGCTCGGTGCTCACCACGCTGGAACGCGAGCTGGGCCTGTCCATCGACTGGCGCGACTTCAGCCCTGAACGGGCCAAATACGACGTCGGCGACAAGCTGACCGACCTGCCGGCCAACATCCGCGGGCTGTTCAAAACGAAGCTCCTCACCTATCCGGACAAGGTGAAGTTCGCCTTTGAGGTGCTCAAGACGCTCCTTGGCGTCGAAACCGGCCATCCGCACCTCTCGATTGGCCGGTGGATGGACGAAAAGCAGCTCGATCCCGACGTCAAGGACATGATGCTCACCCTGGCCTCATCGAACTTCTTCACCCGCGAGCCGGAAAAAATCCCATCGGACGTCTTTTTCCGCTACTACAAGACGATCTTCTCCACCCGCAAGCCGGTGACGTACATCGGTGGCGGCTGGCAGGCGCTCATCGACGAGCTGGTGCGCGTCATCAAGGCCCACGGCGGGACGATCCACACCAAGGCGAAGGTGGAGCGCGTCACGGTGGAGGACAACCGGGTGCGGGCCGTGCACACGGCCGACGAGACCTACACGGCCGACCTGTTCCTCTTCTGCATCCCGCCGAAGGAACTCGTGTCCATCTTCCAGGGGACGCACATCGAGCACTTTGTGGCCCAGTACGCCCAATACCACCCCACCTACGCCCTGGTGTACGACGTGGGGCTGCGCGAGCGGATCGACGTGCCCTACACCTACATCTACGATAAGGCCCACAAGTGCTTCATCACCGACATCTCCTACTACGACGAGACGTCGGTGCCCGAAGGCGGCCAGCTCCTGCAGGCCATCCTGTACTTGAGCCGCGAGGACGTGGGGAACAAGGAGCGCATCGAGGCGTACAAGAAAACGGTGGAGGACCTGTACGACAAGCACTTCCCCGGCTGGCGCGAGCGGCTTGTCGTGCCCCGCTTCTCTCCGCGCGCCGTGGTGCAGGAAATCAAGTGGACGATGGACCAGCAGCCGATGCCCGTCTTCTTCCCCGACTACCGAAACCTCTACTTCGCCGGCGACTGGTGCGAGGGGAAGGGACAGCTGTCGGAGCTGTCCTTCTCCAGCGCCTACGCGGCAAGCGAGCTGATTCTGGCCCACTGA